A genomic segment from Branchiostoma floridae strain S238N-H82 chromosome 7, Bfl_VNyyK, whole genome shotgun sequence encodes:
- the LOC118419898 gene encoding uncharacterized protein LOC118419898, with translation MLCNWLSYCKTAEDIGVDTTMGDYFWNSFRSLLGMRHEPQDSDDEAPLPDHYMDETLQRTEMVLQEVDRVTDQMYTFECKKRQLIQVQVQRLDAPQAGTSST, from the exons ATGCTGTGTAACTGGCTGAGCTACTGTAAGACGGCTGAAGACATCGGCGTGGACACGACGATGGGAGATTACTTCTGGAACTCCTTCAGGAGTCTTTTGGGCATGCGTCACGAGCCCCAAGACTCTGACG ATGAAGCACCACTTCCGGACCACTATATGGATGAGACCCTCCAGCGGACGGAAATGGTACTGCAGGAAGTGGACAGGGTGACCGACCAGATGTACACCTTTGAGTGCAAGAAGCGTCAACTgattcaagttcaagttcaaaggCTTGATGCACCTCAAGCGGGCACAAGCTCGACATAA